The genomic DNA ATTCAGATCTCGCTATTCCCTTCGCCTACAAGAGCTAGGGCTTTCGCATCGCATTGACTTGGCAGGGTTTCAATTCCACCACTGCTGGTTCCGATCATCGCCGACCGCCGTAAATGGCAGCGAAGGGGAGGCACTATCGGTTTCCATCACGGAAGTCGACGCCGAGGTCTACGCTCGTGCTCGCCTTGCTGATCATGTTCTCCTTCCTCGTTCTTATCCTTCTCGCTCTCGGAATTCTCTCGATTCCCAGCAGTTCTCCTGACTCTGCCAAGGCAAACGATCTCGCCTCAATCGCTCGCAACGCGGTCGACAGGAGGTACGGTTAGTTGAGTCAAATTCGGTTTATCTGATTTGTCTAAAGAAAGGAAGGTCTTATTCGGATCAGTTCGGTGCTCCATTTTTGGTTGACCCAGGAGTGAGGGAGACGAGGACACAAAAGATCAATGGGTTGAAGTGATCTCGTGGGAGCCCAGAGCTTTCGTATATCATAATTTCTTGGTTAGTTTTCCGAACTGTGTTTGTTTCACTAGTCTTGATTTGGTTCTGCAATTTGTCTTTCCAAGTTAGTGGGTTTTGTTTAATTTGGGTCGGAGTTCTTATGCGAAGTGTAATGAGACTATTCGAATTTTACATGAcacaaatttttgaactacgaaTCTGATAAAGGGATGAAAGCACACCAGCTGTTGGATCACTAGATGGGAAAACGTGTACtaatttcaagaatgcatcatTTACAacgtatttataatttttagatcttaGAGAATCTAGAATGGGATCTGTGTCTGTGTTAGCATGATCTTGAGTCTGCAGAAGATCCCCTCGGGTATTCGAACATTTGGCATGCTGTTGGTGGGGGATATCACTTCTCTGCAATACTGCTCTTGTTGCAATTTTTTCATGTCCTATTTGTGTAATTAGGTGAGAATTCTATGCTCTACATGTTAATCTCTTATTATCAGTTCTCTATGCACGTAGATTTCTGCTAATGGGGGTGCACAGGCACCTGCATTCCTGCTTGTATGTCTAATCTATATTGGTTAGGCAAGTTGGTTACCTGGGGAACTAGATCATGTAGTTATAATTCGGTATATATTCATGCTTGGCCAAGGTTTGAATTGAACATTGCTTTTGGATAAATAAGTACTTAAACACTAATTCactctttccatttcttttccctCACAGTCTAAGGCCGAATGTGAACACCTAATGAATCTTGCCAAACCCCATATGAAAAAGTCAACTGTTGTAGATAACGCAACTGGCAAGAGTAAAGATAGCAGGTTTGCATATTCTTCATTGTCCTTTAGTATTTTTTAGTGGATTTGGAATATGACTATTTTCCCATCAATTGATCCTCCTTATAAGCTTATCTTTTAATGCCTTTGAGATGGCCCTTGCATGCAGGGTACGAACAAGTTCTGGTACATTTTTGTCTCGAGgaggtgacaaaataatccagAACATTGAAAAAAGAATTGCAGATCTCACTTTTATACCCATTGGTACGCATTTGAGCTAGATTTCATTAGTCCCTTAACATTTTTCCAATGAGAATACAAGGGTTCTTTGATTTTTGGCGTGCTTACATATTTATCTCTACATTTTTTCAAGTGTAAAGAGTAATTGTTTAGGTCAGACTTTGATATTTGGTGTGTCTGCTTATTTGCCTCTACATGTTTCAAGTGTAAGTTCTTAAGGTCAGAAATTCATATGGATGGAACTCAAACAACATGAAAGATGAATATTCCTAGAACCAAATATTTGGCACTGGCTTTGTGGATCAAACTATATCTACATGGAAACAGGTCTACGCTTATCAATAACGATTTTAGCTCCTCAAACCTAGTTTGATACTCATCTACCAAACCTTCTTGCCTTAGCTTATTAATTCTTCGATTACAGTCGTCCTAGTTCTTTCCCTGAATTGCATACATAAATCTTCCACAAAATCTGGCCAACTCAATTCTGTCCTCCTCCTACTCCACCCCTGGAACCATACATCTGCTATGTCATTAAGATAAGTGGATGCCAAATTCACCTTTTGTCCTTCGTGACTCTATATTGGTAAAAGAATCTTTCACATCTTCGTATCCGCCATTTTGGTTTGTCTCCTTCGAATATCGGAATGTCTAGCCTTAGCATTAGGGTGTGATACTGATTCACACGTGCTCCCCTAGTGTAATTTTTTGGTACAAATTTCGATTGTTCCTTTATTTCCAAAGGATCAAGAGCATGCTGCTGGATTTTTGACCCCGTCAGAATTGGAGTTGGGGTGGACCTTGGAAGGAAGTCCGTTGGCAGGCTTGCGTTAGGAATTTTGGAGAACAGACTTAGGATGGTGCTTAGCTACTGCCCAAAACCAAAGAACTCTACTTGGAGATTAGAGAAGTATTCTCCCAGATTCCTCTACACTGCCATCATCTTAGCTCTACCTCGACTCACCTCCTTTTGAGTTTGACGAAGGCCAAGTTCCATCGTTTCCAACCTCTCCTCCATTTGCTCCTGGTGCTGTTGAAAGTCGAGATCCAACGCGTCCAATCGAGTTTCTAGTTGCTTTATCCCCATTCCTTCTGctatcactcaattcaccagTTGCACCTTCAATCAAATAACTATCATAGTTTACTGAGTCTGATAAGTGGAGGTATCCTATTACAGTGGTATTGAGCTTCGATCGCTCAAAAACTTGATGCACAACTTTTGAAACCAACACTTTCGATTCGCAATTCCTCTCGCTTCAGAAACTTGTTGCGCAACATCTGAAATCACTTCCGCTTCACAATTGCTTTCGCTTCGGAAACCTGTTGATTGAATTCGCTGAGAAACAACAATCATTGATGATCAACAATCACCTAAGTTCCACCTCTGAGTTTGCCTTCAAAATTCAAGGCACGAACTGCTTTGCTCCTCTGTCCAATCGAAATTGAGAGAATCATGTCAAGTCCCACTTCTTGAATTGTGTAACTTCTTGTTAAACTCTCTTGCCTAAGTTGCCTAAGTCCACTATAGTTGCTGATGAATCCGCCTTCTCAGTCACAACTTCCTAAGAATCAGTTGGATGCTACTTCGCTAGGACCGTTATGATATCAGTTGAGAAGCAACCAGATCCTAAAATTGATTGCCTCCGTTAAATTTGCTTGCAATTAGCTTCCGAGGATGGCCttactttgataccaaatgtcacaacCTAGGGTTgggctagggtttagaaaggaaattgagaagaatgagatagagagagagagagagagagagagagagcagaattAGAGGGAGAGACTAAGTAGAAATAGGGAGAATAGAGGAAAAACAAGGGAAATCGAGAGAGAGGAATGTAAGGAGAGAAGTCTGAATTCAATATATCATTTCATCGTATCATTCTCTACATGCTTAtagtctatttataggttgtctAACTGAAAGCAGATTCTAGAAACATCACCATGTGctcttaacaaaattaaaattatttcctAACAAACACTTTATTGCCCCTTTTATTGCCCTTGGGAACGTGACACCTATATTTGTTAAACATCATTTTGTCGGATCCTCGGGGATCTGACAGTGATCAATTCGGAACTCCTTCCGCATTGGTAGTGAATGTCGAGAATTTGAGAGAATTTCTTGGGAAATGAGGGCGAACAGATTgatagagaagagagagatcagaaagacgagagagagaaagagaaagaacaaaGAGTTTGGAGGGAAATTTAGAAAATGTGTATTCAACTTCTGGATACCTCTTCATGTGGGGTGGGTTGCAATTTATACCCATTCCCCGTGTACATATGAATGTTCTCACCAATGGCCAATTACAAACAGCCTAACTACATTCTGTTATTCCTTTCTACTACTCTTCCACTTGCACCATTAC from Diospyros lotus cultivar Yz01 chromosome 4, ASM1463336v1, whole genome shotgun sequence includes the following:
- the LOC127800015 gene encoding probable prolyl 4-hydroxylase 10, translating into MAAKGRHYRFPSRKSTPRSTLVLALLIMFSFLVLILLALGILSIPSSSPDSAKANDLASIARNAVDRRSEGDEDTKDQWVEVISWEPRAFVYHNFLSKAECEHLMNLAKPHMKKSTVVDNATGKSKDSRVRTSSGTFLSRGGDKIIQNIEKRIADLTFIPIEHGEGLQVLHYEVGQKYEPHYDYFSDDFNTKNGGQRIATVLMYLSDVEEGGETVFPAAQGNYSSVPWWNELSECGKKGLSVKPKMGDALLFWSMKPDATPDPSSLHGGCPVIKGNKWSSTKWLRINEYKI